A stretch of Lathyrus oleraceus cultivar Zhongwan6 chromosome 6, CAAS_Psat_ZW6_1.0, whole genome shotgun sequence DNA encodes these proteins:
- the LOC127093249 gene encoding heavy metal-associated isoprenylated plant protein 35: MASTETQQHPNYKTIVLKVSIHCQGCKKKVIKILQSIYGVTSVNIDLKQQKVVVTGNVNSDILIMKLTKTGKHAELWPQPETEPEPKPTDAKKKKQRKPESKEKQSDPETEDNEEIEIKQTGEYNNETGKVKVKVDEASESVEVNGSAVKKGNGGGEVNGNTAKKGNGSGEVNANGNSNVNKSNEGNATGKSGVVHVQEPKPEVRKQTVVLPAGPVPEKKVSVAVQFPCDNNEEASTNEKTGSTGGDSSGVKKKKKKEKGKANSNNANESVAEQLGDAPGTGGSGYRSHGQSNFHDQVHRGSVPVSNIPNEVPPRHFINQQFYPPHYYAPPVSAAAPVYTVSHHTAYPSNSSYGAAYYAPPQPYQYAHVVNSGNEMEGQPRPYTYESSETYSSSQPSDSFVYFSDENPNACSVM; this comes from the exons ATGGCCTCAACAGAAACACAACAACATCCAAACTACAAG ACGATTGTCTTGAAGGTCTCCATTCACTGCCAAGGCTGCAAGAAAAAAGTCATCAAAATTCTTCAAAGCATATATG GTGTTACTAGCGTAAACATTGATTTGAAGCAACAAAAAGTTGTAGTAACTGGGAACGTAAACAGCgatattttgatcatgaaattgACCAAGACAGGGAAGCATGCTGAGTTATGGCCTCAACCTGAAACGGAACCTGAACCAAAACCAACCGATGCTAAAAAGAAGAAGCAGAGAAAACCTGAGAGCAAAGAGAAACAGAGCGATCCAGAAACTGAAGACAACGAAGAAATAGAAATCAAACAAACCGGTGAATACAACAATGAAACAGGTAAAGTTAAAGTTAAAGTTGACGAGGCATCCGAAAGCGTTGAAGTTAACGGAAGCGCCGTTAAAAAAGGTAATGGAGGCGGTGAAGTTAACGGCAACACCGCTAAAAAAGGAAATGGAAGCGGCGAGGTTAACGCTAACGGGAACAGTAACGTTAACAAATCCAATGAAGGAAACGCAACCGGTAAATCCGGTGTAGTACACGTTCAAGAACCGAAGCCAGAAGTGAGGAAGCAAACAGTTGTGTTACCGGCTGGACCGGTTCCCGAGAAAAAAGTTAGCGTCGCAGTGCAATTTCCTTGCGATAATAATGAAGAAGCATCAACGAATGAGAAAACCGGTTCCACCGGTGGTGATAGCAGCGGagtgaaaaagaagaaaaagaaagaaaaaggtAAAGCTAACAGCAACAACGCTAATGAGAGTGTTGCTGAACAGCTTGGTGATGCTCCGGGTACCGGTGGTTCAGGTTATCGGTCACATGGTCAAAGTAATTTTCATGATCAAGTACATAGAGGTTCAGTTCCAGTTTCAAATATACCCAATGAGGTTCCGCCACGTCATTTTATTAACCAACAATTTTATCCACCTCATTACTATGCACCTCCGGTTTCTGCTGCTGCACCGGTTTATACCGTGAGCCATCACACAGCGTATCCGAGCAATAGTAGTTACGGTGCGGCGTATTATGCGCCTCCGCAACCGTATCAATACGCGCATGTGGTGAATTCGGGAAACGAGATGGAGGGTCAACCTAGGCCGTACACGTATGAATCATCGGAAACGTATAGTTCATCACAACCGTCTGATTCGTTTGTTTATTTTAGTGATGAAAATCCTAATGCGTGTAGTGTGATGTGA